The genomic window CGACCAGAATGTTATGCACCGTATGGGTGGTGCGCGGCATGGGCGTGCTGGCGATGGACTGCCCGGAGCGGATACGCCACACGCGGTCTTCCAGCCCGGCACGGGTCCCGTAGTAGATCAGCGAAATCTCACGCTTGGGATTGGCGGTGAGTTCATGCTCCCCCCTCCAGGCCGGTAGCCAGTACTCGCAGTCGTCGGTGAACAGGCCCAGCCACTCGTCCCAGCGCTGGGCATCGACGTACATGGCTTCTCGATACAGCACCTGGCTGGCTTCGGCCAGTGCCCTGACAAGATCAGTCACGGATATTCCCCTTGCAAATAAATGTGGTGATGCGGTTATGGCTCACAGCAGGCCGTCGGCTTCCAGCCCGTCCTTGATGAACTGCTTCCAGGCCCGGTAACCGCCGTAGTAAACGGTTTCGTCCCAGGCGCCCATGGCGCCCATGAAGCCGCTGTCGGGTTCAATACCTATCTCGCTCGATA from Immundisolibacter sp. includes these protein-coding regions:
- a CDS encoding aromatic-ring-hydroxylating dioxygenase subunit beta, translated to MTDLVRALAEASQVLYREAMYVDAQRWDEWLGLFTDDCEYWLPAWRGEHELTANPKREISLIYYGTRAGLEDRVWRIRSGQSIASTPMPRTTHTVHNILVEDVAEDSMTVLSTWTAHCFFHKLNASEVFFGDYRHSLRKTADGWKIARKYIVLKNDYVPTMLDIYNI